From the genome of Thermomicrobiales bacterium, one region includes:
- a CDS encoding acetamidase/formamidase family protein → MGTTHHVSEDLRHDRFDPAIPPVLTIAPGDTVVFETPEALNNQLGPESASSALANLDFSVIHQISGPIAIEGAEPGDTLIVEILSIKPKQWGWSGVVPNFGLLQMDPEYQEPYLHHWDLSSGKHAAFDDRIRVPFEPFCGVMAVAPISDEPLITLPPRANGGNMDLKQAQPGSKVFFPVFVPGANFSLGDVHAAQGDGEICGTGIECQATVTAKFDLRKGHPMPEPAIMLPGKMPGSQNDGWMVTTAHGPDLMENARNAVRYMVGFLVRTEKLSPQEAYVLCSACADLKIGEIVDAPNWIVTCSFPLGVLGGRP, encoded by the coding sequence TTGGGCACCACACATCACGTTTCCGAGGATCTTCGTCACGATCGCTTCGATCCTGCTATCCCGCCAGTCCTGACCATAGCTCCCGGCGATACCGTCGTTTTCGAAACGCCGGAAGCGCTGAACAATCAACTCGGTCCAGAGTCGGCCAGCAGCGCATTGGCGAATCTCGACTTCTCGGTCATCCATCAGATCTCCGGCCCGATCGCCATCGAGGGCGCCGAACCGGGTGACACGCTGATCGTGGAGATCCTTTCCATCAAACCGAAGCAGTGGGGCTGGAGCGGCGTGGTGCCGAACTTTGGGCTCCTCCAGATGGACCCAGAGTATCAGGAACCGTACCTGCATCACTGGGACTTATCGTCTGGCAAGCACGCAGCTTTCGATGATCGGATTCGCGTGCCGTTCGAACCGTTCTGCGGCGTGATGGCAGTCGCGCCGATCAGCGACGAACCGTTGATCACCTTGCCGCCTCGCGCGAACGGCGGGAACATGGACCTGAAGCAGGCGCAACCTGGTTCAAAGGTTTTCTTTCCGGTCTTCGTGCCGGGAGCGAACTTCAGCCTGGGCGATGTGCATGCGGCGCAAGGCGACGGGGAGATCTGCGGCACTGGCATCGAGTGCCAGGCAACCGTGACCGCGAAGTTCGATCTCCGCAAAGGCCACCCGATGCCCGAACCGGCCATCATGCTGCCCGGCAAGATGCCCGGGTCGCAGAACGACGGATGGATGGTAACCACAGCCCACGGCCCCGACCTGATGGAGAACGCGCGCAACGCCGTCCGGTACATGGTGGGCTTCCTGGTGCGCACCGAGAAGCTCAGCCCCCAGGAAGCCTATGTGCTCTGCTCGGCCTGCGCGGACCTCAAGATCGGTGAGATCGTCGACGCGCCGAATTGGATCGTGACGTGCAGTTTCCCGTTGGGCGTGCTTGGTGGAAGGCCCTGA
- a CDS encoding ABC transporter permease — translation MNLLRGALEYIQDNQQRFVDALTLHIQLSLTALLLGIAIFVPLGILASRWKGGPAVIGVVSAARVIPSISVLFLLYPYRRQIGQFVPFWERNFVLALIALTLLAGPPLIINTDAALRGVSPAVLENAEGLGMTGPQVFARVQLPLALPLITAGVRTAAVEVIASATFAAFIGVGTLGRFITSGLTLYDFSLLLVGAIPVTLLALGAEVSLAGLERLVSVPA, via the coding sequence GTGAATCTGTTGCGCGGCGCGCTCGAGTACATCCAGGACAACCAACAACGGTTCGTCGATGCCTTGACGCTTCACATCCAGCTCAGTCTCACCGCGCTCCTGCTCGGCATCGCCATCTTCGTTCCCCTCGGCATCCTCGCCTCCCGCTGGAAGGGCGGCCCCGCGGTCATTGGCGTGGTTTCCGCGGCACGCGTGATCCCCAGCATTTCGGTGCTTTTCCTGCTCTATCCCTATCGCCGGCAGATTGGCCAGTTCGTGCCGTTCTGGGAACGGAATTTCGTGCTCGCGTTGATCGCGCTCACGTTGTTGGCAGGACCGCCGTTGATCATCAACACCGACGCCGCGCTGCGCGGTGTCTCCCCGGCGGTCCTCGAAAACGCTGAAGGGCTTGGTATGACCGGTCCGCAGGTTTTCGCCCGGGTGCAGCTCCCGCTTGCGCTTCCCCTCATTACTGCCGGGGTACGCACCGCCGCGGTGGAGGTCATCGCCAGCGCCACCTTCGCGGCCTTCATCGGGGTTGGCACCCTGGGCCGTTTCATTACCAGTGGTCTCACGCTTTACGACTTCAGTCTCTTGCTCGTGGGGGCGATTCCCGTCACGTTGCTTGCGTTAGGAGCCGAAGTCTCGCTTGCCGGTCTGGAGCGGTTGGTCTCCGTACCTGCGTGA
- the rbsD gene encoding D-ribose pyranase, with the protein MKLGGVLNNRLSMLIAEMGHTDGLTVADAGLPVPIEVERIDLAVSPGVPRFAQVLEAVASELKVETIVIATETLTANPAALETIERCFPGVPIESVPHIEFKALTRDTRAVVRTGECSPYANVILRSGVIF; encoded by the coding sequence ATGAAGCTTGGTGGAGTTCTGAACAATCGGCTGTCCATGCTGATTGCCGAGATGGGTCACACAGATGGTTTGACGGTAGCCGATGCCGGTCTGCCTGTGCCGATCGAGGTCGAGCGCATCGACCTGGCAGTGAGCCCGGGAGTGCCGCGTTTCGCGCAGGTGCTGGAGGCGGTCGCCTCTGAACTGAAGGTGGAGACGATCGTCATTGCGACAGAAACGCTCACCGCGAATCCGGCAGCGCTCGAGACCATCGAGCGCTGCTTTCCCGGCGTTCCGATCGAATCGGTGCCGCACATCGAGTTCAAGGCGCTCACACGCGACACGCGAGCAGTCGTCCGCACAGGAGAGTGCTCACCCTATGCGAATGTCATCCTGCGCAGCGGCGTGATCTTCTAG
- a CDS encoding ABC transporter ATP-binding protein — translation MAATQPQYSIQAVGIHKTYDTGTAKVPALRGVDLAIAPGEMVAVMGPSGCGKTTLLNCLSGLDKVDSGEIWLEGRNLATLSDRDRTQYRALRMGFVFQVYNLLPVLNAVENVELPLLLSGVKPKVARERAMTALEQVGLREWATHRPAELSGGQRQRTTIARALVNHPAIVWADEPTGALDSSTANEIMGLMRQLNKDEGLTIVLVTHDAHVGAQCERLISMVDGEIVTDNAQIVEVPELVGA, via the coding sequence GTGGCCGCAACTCAGCCGCAGTACAGTATTCAGGCCGTCGGGATTCACAAGACGTACGACACCGGCACTGCCAAGGTTCCGGCCTTGCGTGGCGTCGATCTTGCCATTGCGCCCGGGGAGATGGTGGCCGTCATGGGGCCATCCGGTTGCGGCAAGACCACACTGCTGAACTGCCTTTCCGGGCTCGACAAGGTCGACTCAGGAGAGATCTGGCTCGAGGGCAGGAATCTCGCGACGCTATCCGATCGGGACCGCACACAATACCGTGCGTTGCGCATGGGTTTCGTTTTCCAGGTCTACAACCTCCTTCCCGTACTCAACGCGGTGGAGAATGTGGAGCTTCCCCTGCTGTTGTCCGGCGTCAAGCCGAAGGTCGCGCGCGAGCGGGCGATGACCGCGCTCGAACAGGTGGGATTGCGCGAGTGGGCAACACACCGCCCGGCAGAGCTCTCCGGCGGTCAGCGGCAACGCACCACCATCGCACGCGCGCTCGTGAATCACCCGGCCATTGTCTGGGCTGATGAACCGACTGGCGCGCTCGACTCTTCGACCGCGAACGAGATCATGGGCCTGATGCGCCAGCTCAACAAGGACGAAGGATTGACCATCGTGCTCGTGACGCATGACGCGCACGTCGGCGCGCAATGCGAGCGGCTGATCAGCATGGTCGACGGTGAGATCGTGACGGACAACGCGCAGATCGTCGAGGTCCCCGAGCTCGTTGGCGCGTAG
- a CDS encoding FtsX-like permease family protein: MNEIFGIPMNSIMAVLLVMLGICLLMVLWIAWRRTLLFKMGLRNVPRRPAQTILVIIGLMLSTLIIAAAFGTGDTIDNSVTSLTYKVLGPVDEMVLYSNSEDGEANLNGGANQTIPADTVQRVDQLFEGTGLIHATMPLVWEDVPAFLFEGEAPANAQDLMAAAQEGRILQAEPSVSLVGVDPALVDEFGGLKSIDGSQIDLGSLTEGQIVISESTADKLGAEVGSELGFSFDNVPHAATVAAIAQDSILSGETGGMISGMTMPLAHLQAITGDDDITMVAISNTGTTHDSLANGAEIVEKLTAEFEGDPIGVNAIKQDTLDQAALASSAFTSLFVVFGLFSIGVGILLIILIFSMLAAERRSEMGMARAVGAQRAQLVQQFLSEGTIYALLAGLVGAFLGVGAAYLIAVVLGRLFGDLFDIEPYVSPRSMVVAYCLGVVITFIAVVYASIRNSRLNIVAAIRDIPDVSSPVRKKRTLVIAGLALVIGGLLTITGLNANSAFSAYSGLSILPFGIAMILRYFGVSSRLVYSIVGIYLIVLWLLPDKQSQDLFGELNGNIEMFFLSGIFLVAGATILIVQNLDVLLGLVNRIGGLFGGALPSVRTAVAFPGATPSRTGMTIAMFSLIIFSLVMFSTINENFSKAFLGDEANAGWDVRADTGGANPIGSAQDFETLLQDRGFDTSQISAIGMGTTGFGGKVRREGGEWGNIFIHGMDEGLIDDSVITFQQRAEGYADDAAVIEALSTNPNVAVIDSTALAGVGSFGGAVQDPFTLSDPDGDGPQEAVRSGDDNFAPVTVQVEGPGGSTIDVQIIGIIDSKISSLIGLFAPMATMEQVLPNPSLTSYFIQLNDPSQSADVAKEIEQKLLINGVQVVSVKDELEDFQSQARSFLYIFQGFMGLGLIVGLAAIGVIAFRAVVERRQQIGVLRAIGFQSRAVSMSFLIETAFIVLLGCLSGTVLGLLLARNLFAGDSFVEGGVSLVIPWVNIIGVLILTVIAALLMTLIPARQASQLSPAEALRYE; this comes from the coding sequence ATGAACGAAATCTTTGGCATCCCCATGAACTCGATCATGGCCGTACTGCTGGTCATGCTCGGAATCTGTCTGCTCATGGTGCTTTGGATCGCCTGGCGGCGGACCCTTCTGTTCAAGATGGGTTTGCGCAATGTGCCGCGCCGTCCGGCGCAGACGATCCTGGTCATCATCGGGCTGATGCTCTCGACCCTGATCATCGCGGCCGCGTTCGGCACCGGCGACACTATCGACAACTCCGTCACATCGCTCACCTACAAGGTGCTCGGCCCGGTCGATGAGATGGTGCTCTACAGCAACTCCGAGGACGGGGAAGCAAACCTCAACGGTGGCGCGAACCAGACCATTCCGGCCGATACGGTGCAGCGGGTCGACCAGCTCTTCGAAGGAACCGGGTTGATTCACGCAACCATGCCGCTGGTGTGGGAGGACGTTCCGGCCTTCCTGTTCGAAGGCGAAGCGCCCGCGAATGCGCAGGACCTAATGGCCGCGGCGCAGGAAGGCCGCATTCTGCAGGCCGAGCCAAGCGTGAGCCTGGTCGGGGTCGATCCGGCGCTGGTGGACGAGTTCGGCGGCCTGAAGTCGATCGATGGCTCCCAGATCGATCTTGGGTCGCTGACCGAAGGCCAGATCGTCATCAGCGAATCGACCGCGGACAAACTCGGCGCCGAAGTTGGCTCGGAGCTTGGATTCAGCTTCGACAACGTGCCGCACGCGGCAACCGTGGCAGCGATCGCACAGGACTCGATCCTCAGCGGGGAAACCGGCGGGATGATCAGCGGCATGACCATGCCGCTCGCGCATCTTCAGGCGATCACAGGCGACGACGACATCACCATGGTCGCCATCTCGAATACCGGCACGACGCACGACAGCCTGGCGAACGGCGCCGAGATCGTCGAGAAGCTGACCGCCGAGTTCGAGGGCGACCCGATCGGCGTCAACGCTATCAAGCAAGACACCCTCGATCAGGCGGCATTGGCTTCCAGCGCGTTCACATCGCTCTTCGTCGTCTTTGGGCTCTTTTCGATTGGCGTCGGCATTCTGCTCATCATCCTGATCTTCTCGATGCTGGCGGCCGAGCGGCGTTCGGAGATGGGCATGGCGCGCGCGGTCGGCGCGCAACGCGCGCAACTTGTGCAGCAGTTCCTCAGCGAAGGAACCATCTATGCGCTCCTGGCGGGACTGGTTGGGGCGTTCCTCGGCGTTGGCGCGGCGTATCTCATCGCGGTCGTTCTCGGACGGCTCTTCGGTGATCTCTTCGACATCGAGCCGTATGTCAGCCCACGTTCGATGGTGGTTGCCTACTGCCTCGGCGTGGTCATCACCTTCATCGCTGTGGTCTATGCCTCGATTCGCAACAGCCGCCTGAACATCGTCGCCGCGATCCGCGATATCCCCGATGTCTCCAGCCCGGTGCGCAAGAAGCGGACACTGGTGATCGCCGGTCTGGCGCTGGTGATTGGCGGCCTGCTGACGATCACAGGGTTGAACGCCAACAGCGCCTTCTCTGCCTATAGCGGTCTCAGCATTCTGCCGTTCGGCATCGCGATGATCCTGCGCTACTTCGGCGTTTCCAGCCGGCTGGTCTATTCGATCGTCGGCATCTACCTGATCGTGCTCTGGTTGTTGCCGGACAAGCAGTCGCAGGACCTGTTCGGTGAGCTCAACGGCAATATCGAGATGTTCTTTCTCTCCGGGATCTTCCTGGTCGCGGGGGCGACCATCCTGATCGTGCAGAACCTGGATGTGCTGCTCGGTTTGGTGAACCGGATCGGGGGGCTGTTCGGAGGAGCGTTGCCCTCCGTGCGCACCGCGGTCGCTTTCCCCGGCGCCACACCGTCGCGCACTGGCATGACGATCGCCATGTTCAGTCTGATCATCTTCTCGCTGGTGATGTTCAGCACCATCAACGAGAACTTCTCCAAGGCGTTTCTGGGCGATGAGGCGAATGCGGGTTGGGACGTGCGGGCCGATACCGGAGGCGCAAACCCCATCGGTTCCGCGCAAGACTTCGAGACGCTTTTGCAAGACCGTGGCTTCGACACCAGCCAAATCTCCGCGATCGGTATGGGGACGACTGGATTCGGGGGCAAGGTCCGCCGGGAAGGCGGCGAGTGGGGGAATATCTTCATCCATGGCATGGACGAGGGGTTGATCGACGATTCGGTCATCACATTCCAGCAGCGCGCAGAGGGGTATGCGGACGACGCCGCGGTCATCGAGGCGCTGAGCACGAATCCCAACGTCGCGGTGATCGATTCGACCGCGCTTGCCGGTGTTGGCAGCTTTGGAGGAGCAGTGCAGGATCCGTTCACGCTCAGTGATCCGGATGGCGACGGCCCGCAGGAGGCGGTACGTTCCGGCGACGACAATTTCGCCCCGGTGACGGTCCAGGTCGAAGGTCCGGGCGGGTCGACCATCGATGTTCAGATCATTGGCATCATCGATTCCAAGATCAGCTCGCTTATTGGGCTTTTCGCTCCCATGGCGACCATGGAGCAGGTGCTGCCGAATCCGTCGCTGACCTCGTATTTCATCCAACTGAACGACCCGAGTCAGTCAGCTGACGTCGCCAAGGAGATCGAGCAGAAGCTGCTCATCAATGGTGTCCAGGTCGTCTCTGTGAAGGATGAGCTGGAAGACTTCCAATCGCAGGCCCGGAGCTTCCTCTACATCTTCCAGGGATTCATGGGGCTGGGTCTCATCGTCGGTCTGGCGGCCATTGGCGTGATTGCCTTCCGGGCGGTGGTCGAACGCAGGCAGCAGATCGGCGTGCTGCGCGCGATCGGCTTTCAAAGCCGCGCGGTCTCGATGTCGTTCCTCATCGAAACGGCGTTCATCGTGCTGCTTGGGTGTCTGTCAGGTACGGTGCTGGGACTGTTGCTGGCGCGAAATCTCTTCGCGGGCGACTCGTTCGTGGAGGGTGGTGTGAGCCTGGTCATTCCATGGGTAAACATCATCGGGGTTCTCATTCTGACGGTCATCGCGGCCCTGTTGATGACGCTCATCCCGGCTCGGCAGGCATCGCAACTCTCCCCGGCAGAGGCGTTGCGCTACGAATAG